Within the Novosphingobium pentaromativorans US6-1 genome, the region GACTGAGCGACCAGCGCTTCTCCAGCGAATCGCGCACGGCGACGAGCGGCAGGTAGTGGTCGAAGCGGTCTTCCTCGACCTCGCCCAGCGGCATCACCTCGATCAGCGTGGCATCGAAGCCCTGGCCGTGTGCCCATGCGACGACATCGGCGATGTGATCCTCGTTCACGCCCTTGAGCGCGACCGTGTTGAGCTTGACCTTGAGGCCCGCGGCCTTCGCCGCTGCCAGCCCTTCGAGCACCTGCGGCAGCGAATCGCGGCGCGCGAGCCTGGTGAAAGTCTCACGGTCGAGCGTGTCGAGCGAGACGTTGATGCGCCGCACACCGAATGCGAAAAGATCGTCGGCAAACTCGGAGAGACGGGTTCCATTGGTAGTGAGGGTCAATTCCTCGAGCCCGTCCCCGATCTTGCGGCCGAGTGCATGAACGAGTTCCATCATGTCGCGCCTCACCAGCGGCTCGCCCCCGGTGAGGCGCAGCTTGGTAATGCCCCGGTCGATGAAGCCGAGAGCGAGATCGTGCAGTTCCTCGAGACTGAGGACGTCCTTGCGCGGCAGGAAAGTCATTCGCTCGGGCATGCAATAGGCGCAGCGCAAATCGCAGCGGTCGGTCATCGACATGCGAAGATAGGTTATCCGCCGCTGGAACTGGTCAACAAGAGGCGCGAGCTTTGTCATTGTGAAGGGTTATAACACCGGACCCGCGCCAGTACCATCCAGTGTCAAGATTTGCCCGGTAACGCCTGCCGCATCCCCCAGCCAGTCGAGCGCGGCGGCGATCTCCGCCTCTCCGTCGCTCTCTACCGCATTGACCCGCGAAGGCGCGAAAGTGCGGGCGAGCGACTGGATCGCGGCGAGCCGCCAACCGCGATGTGCGTGGCCGGCAGGCAGGAAGACAATGGTCAGCGGATCGGCCCCGCCGCGCAGCGCCGCTTCGATCCCGGGCAGCAGCCGGGCATGGAAATCGGCTGCTGCGGCAAGCGGCTCCTCCGGGAGCGGTCCGACACGCAGCACGTCCTGCACCTCAGCGCCGCTCCCGGTGCAGGGTCATGCCGATCTTCTCGCCGGCCTCGCTGATCGCGAGCTTGACGATCTTGACCGTCACCGCCTCCACGCGCGCATCCTGCAGGAACAGGGTCTCGCAAACGTGATCGGCAACCGCCTCGATGAGCTTGAAGTGAACCCCCGACGGCAGCGCTTCGGACGCCGCGAACTTGAGGTCCATGTAGTTCTTGCTTTCGCTGAGCGGCGTGTCCGGCGTGTAGCGATCGGCCGGCTTCATCTGCACCATGATCGAGAAACGCAGCGGCTGCGGCTTGCCGGTCTCCTCCGAATAGATACCCGTCAGGACATCGACCTCGAAGTCATCGATCTGAAGTGTAAGCGAATCAGCCATGGCGTCCCTTAGCCGGGATTGGACCAGCGCGCGAATATGGCAGTGGGCAGCAATCGCCCATCCTGCCCGTCCTCGCGAACGGCCAGGTCGCCATGCTCGATCGAACCGGGAAGGTCGGCGAAAAGTTCGCCCATCAGCCCGGCAAGGGCGAGGGAGGACATGCGCACCGCATAGACGGTGAGAAAGAGAAACCGGCTTTCGCTGTCGAGCAGCTTGCGGCAATCGCCGAGCAGGCCTGGGAGGCCTTCCTCCAGGCGCCAGGTCTCGCCGCCCGGTCCGCGGCCGAACTTGGGCGGATCGAGGATGATCCCGTCGTAGCGCTTTTCGCGGCGCACCTCGCGCGCGGCGAACTTGGCGGCATCGTCGACCAGCCAGCGCACCGGACGATCCTCCAGCCCGGCGAGCGCGGCGTTCTCTCGCGCCTGGGCTACCGACTTCTTGGAGGCATCGACGTGCGTGACCTGCCCATGCGCGGAAAGCGCCAGCGTACCCACCCCGGTATAACCGAAGAGGTTGAGCGTGCTGGCATCCTCGCGTCCGGCCAGCATGGTGCGCATCCAGTCCCACACCGGCGCCATGTCGGGGAAAAATCCGAGATGGCGGAACGGCGTGCACTGTGCGGTGAACGAGACCTCATTCCAGGCGAGCGGCCACCCATCGCGCGGGACGGGCTTGTCGAACTGCCACCTGCCACCGCCGTCCTCGTCAGAGCCGGGCACGAATTCGCCGTGCGCGTCCCAGTTTGCGAGGCGCGGCGTCCACATCGCCTGCGGCTCGGGGCGGATGAAGCGGTAGTCGCCGTAGCGCTCGAGCTTGCGGCCCTGCCCCGAATCGACAAGGCCGTAGTCCTCCCAGCCTTCTCCCGAAAGGATCAGGGGTTGGGTGGCGATGTCTGCCATCAGACCTTGGGCGCGGCGTGCTGGGCGACGAATTCGGCAACCGCCTCGAACGAGCCGGGCAGCGACGTGGAGCGCTCCTCTCGCTCGAACAGGTCTCCCACGCGTTCGGGCAGACCCGGACGGTGGCCGGTAGCGCGCTCGACCGCTTCGGGGAACTTGGCCGGGTGCGCGGTCGCCAGCGTGACGACCGGGATCGAGGCGTCGATACCCGAGTGGCGTGCGGCGAAAAGGCCGCAGGCGGTGTGCGGATCGATCAGCTCGCCGCAATTCTCCCAGGCCCAGCGGATCGTCGAGGCCATCTCGTCGGCATCGGCACGCGCGGACTGGAACAGTGCCGCGGCGCCCTGGCGCTGCGCATTGGTCAGCTGCATCGCCTTGGTCGATTCGAAGCCGGCCATCTGCTCGGCCAGCGCCTTGCCGTCGCGTCCGCCCAGGTCGAACAGCAGGCGTTCGAAGTTCGACGAGACCTGGATGTCCATCGACGGCGCCGCAGTGGGCGTCACCGTGCCCTGCGAATAATCGCCATTGGCAAGCGCGCGGTGGAGAATGTCGTTCACGTTGGTGGCCACGATCAGCTTCTCGATCGGCAGGCCCATCTGCGCCGCGACATAGCCGGCGAAGACATCGCCGAAGTTGCCGGTCGGGACCGAGAAGGCGACCTTGCGGTGCGGCGCGCCGAGCTGCAGCCCGGCCGCGAAGTAATACACCACCTGCGCCATCAGGCGTGCCCAGTTGATCGAGTTGACAGCGCCGATGGCGAAGCGGTCGGTCATGCCCTTGTCGTTGAACATGCGCTTCACGATCGCCTGGGCATCGTCGAAGCTGGCATCTTCAAGCGCAAGGTTGTGGACGTTGGGCGCCAGCACCGTCGTCATCTGGCGGCGCTGCACGTCGGACACGCGGCCCTTGGGGTGCAGCATGAAGATGTCGACCTTGGCGCGGCCAGCGACGGCATCGATGGCGGCCGAGCCGGTGTCGCCCGAAGTCGCGCCGACGATCGTCAGGTTGCGCTCGGAACGCGAAAGGAACTCCTCGAAGAGCAGGCCGAGCAGTTGCAGCGCCACGTCCTTGAACGCGAGCGTCGGGCCGTGGAACAGTTCCAGCAGCCACTGCTGTTCGTCGAACTGCTTGAGCGGTGTCACCGCCTTGTGGGCAAAGCGGCCGTAGGCCTCGCTCGTCAGTTCGAGCAGGCGCTCATGGGTGAGGCTGCCCTCGACGAAGGGAAACATGATCTTCGCGGCCAGCTGCGCATAAGGCAGGCCCGCCATGGCGACGATCTCGTCGTGTGAGAAGCGCGGCCATTCGCGCGGCACGTAGAGGCCGCCGTCCGAAGCGAGACCGGCGAGCGTTGCGCCTTCGAAATCGAGCGCCGGAGCGCTGCCGCGAGTGCTGATGTAGTCCATGGGAATGCGCGGTTAGCGGGGGAGCGCGCCTTACGCAATCCTCGCATGAGATTGTCGCCGCGTTGGCCGCCTCCCGATCGGTCAAATCGAAAAGGCGATCTGGGCCCTTCCCTAACCCCGCGCGCGCTTCATCACTGCCAGCACGTAGATCACAAGGGCAGTCGCGGCGAAGAAGAACCACTGGATTGCGTAGGAGAAGTGGTTGTTCGGGATTTCCGAAGGATCGGGGATGGCATTGGCCTCCAGCCCGTCTAGCGGCGGATTGGCGACGAGGCGCGGCCCCGGCGCGATCACCCCGTGGACAATGCCGCCCTGCCAGTTGGCCGCGGCATTGGGCTGGCGCGACCAGCCCAGCACGACCAGTGCCTTGGCGCCGTCGGGCAGCATGCAACGCGCGGTCTGTGCCGCACCCGATTCGCCCGAGGCATTGCGCCCGGCCATGCTGGAATGCTCGGTCACGCCCTCGCAGGTCAGCCGGGCATGACGATAGAGCAGGTCGGTCTGCGCAGCCTCGTCGCGCGGCCAGAGGACTTCCTCGGCATTGCTGCGCGCCTGCGCGTAGTGCGCCAGCAGGGCTTCCTTCCGGTGCAGGCGCTGGAGCTGCCAGAGACCGAGGCTGACCATGATCGTGGCCGCCACCAGCACGACCAGCGTCGCGAGAATCGGAATTTTGCGCATGGGGGCTCCCGTCAGTCTTCCTTGAGCCGGCCTTCACCGGCGCGGCGGCGATACTCGGCGCCGAGCAGCCAGGCCTTGGCGATTCGCAGCCCGCCGATGACCAGTAACGTCGTCAGCGGAATCCACAGCAGGGCATGCACCCAGAACGGCGGATCGAACGAGAGCTGCAGCCAGATCGCAAGAACGGCGATCATCGCGCCCACGATCAGGGTGAGAAAGGCAGCCGGCCCGTCACCGACGTTGAACTGCGCGTAATCAAGCCCGCAAGCGCGGCACCGCGGGGCGAACGAGGCCATCCCTGCGAACAGGGATCGCGCGCCGCACTTGGGGCAAAGACCGAAAAGGGCAGCCGAAGCGATCTCCGGCTGCCCTCCAGTGTTCGATTCGTGGCCGTCAGCCATGATCAGTGCGTCGGGTAGCCCCAGCCGCCCCAGATGTAGACTGCGACGAAGAGGAACAGCCACACGACGTCGACGAAGTGCCAGTACCATGCCGCCGCTTCGAAGCCGAAGTGCTGGCGCGGGGTGAAGTCACCCTTGTGGGCGCGCACGAGGCACACGATCAGCATGATCGTGCCGATGATGACGTGGAAGCCGTGGAACCCGGTCGCCATATAAAAGGCAGAGCCGTAAGTGTTCTGGCCGAAGGGGAACGGGGCGTGGACGTACTCGTAGGCCTGGATCGAGGTGAACAGCAGGCCAAGCAGCACGGTTGCCCAGAGGCCCTTCTTCAGGCCGTCGCGGTCACCGTGGATCAGCGCGTGATGCGCCCAGGTGACGGTCGTGCCCGAGCAGAGCAGGATCAGGGTGTTGAGCAGCGGCAGGTCGAAGGGATCCATGACCGCTTCGATTGCCTTGGGCGGCCATTGCCCCGCCACCACCTCGGAAATCGTCGAGGGGAACAGCGAGAAGTCGAAAAAGGCCCAGAACCAGCCGACGAAGAACATCACTTCCGAAGCGATGAACAGGATCATGCCGTAGCGCTGGTGGAGCTGCACGACGGGCGTGTGATCGCCGGCATGCGCTTCCTTCACGATTTTCGAGAACCAGGCGAACATAGAGGCCAGCAGCAGCGCCATGCCGAGCCACGGCACGAAGTGGCCGCCCGGCATGTCGTGCATGAACAGAACCATGCCCGAGGTGAAGGTGAAGGCGCCGATTGTAGTCGCCAGCGGAACGATGTCCGGCGGAAGAATATGGTAATCGTGGTGCTTGGTACCGGCCATGGTGCCTTCGTCCCCGTTTATCGAATTTGTCACACGAGCGCATCCGGCGGGGCCGGCACGCAGGTTTCCCATGCGGCCCTTAACCGCCAGTTTGTTCGCGGTCCAGTGTCTTTGCATCCCCGATCGATGTGACGTGGAACGTATAGCTGAGCGTGATCAGCTCAACGTCCTTGTTGTCGGGATCGTCAAGAATGGCCGGATCTATGTAATAGAGCACCGGCATGCGCACTTCCTCGCCCGGTTTCAGGGTCTGTTCGGTGAAGCAGAAGCACTGGATCTTGTTGAAATATTTTGCAGCCTGCTCCGGCTCCACGTTAAAGCTGGCGGTGCCGGTCACGGTCTGGTCCGAATCGTTCTTCGCCCAGAAAAGCGCCATGTCGCGCGCACCGATGGAGACGGTGTCGGTGACCTGCAGCGGCTTGAATTGCCAGGGCATGTCCCGCGCGACATTGGCATCGAAGCGCACCGTGATCGTGCGGCCGCTATCCTTGATGGAAGCCGCCTGTGACGCATCGACCCGCTTGGTCGTGCCGCCGTAGCCGGTGACCTGGCAGAAGATCCGGTATAGCGGTACCGAGGCGTAACCCAGGCCGAGCATCCCCAGCGCGATCGCAAGTGCGATCAAGGCAGTCTTCTTGTTGCTGCGTTGCTGCTGGGTCGCGGCCGTCATCGCGTTCAGCTCATCTTGGCGATCGAGATGAAGAACACGAGAATGACGAAAGCGGCAAGACTGAGGGCAAGAACCTTGTTGCGGCTCTTGCGGATTTGCTCGGGCGTGCGCGGAGCGGGATCGTTATCGGCCATGGATGAGGTCCTCAGATGACCACGAAGCGGTCGACGACGAGCGCTGCGAAGAGTGCGAAGAGATAGATCACCGAATAGGCGAAGAGCTGCTTTTCCGGTTTCATCGTGTCTTCCGGCCCGTCCTTCTCGCGCAGGCCGACACGGACAGACAACGCAAGGAACAGCGTGGACAGGACGATGGCGCTGACGCCGTAGATCGCATGCGCGCCGCCGATCCACCAGGGCACGACGCTGAGCGGCAGGAGCAGGATTGCATAGGCGAGGATCTGCCGGCGGGTGGATTTCTCACCCGCGACGACCGGCATCATCGGAATGCCGATCTTGGCGTAGTCGCTCTTCACGAAGAGCGCGAGCGCCCAGAAGTGCGGCGGGGTCCACATGAAGATGATGGCAAAGAGCACGACCGGCATCAGGGTGATGTGCCCGGTGGCGGCAACCCAGCCGATCAGCGGCGGGAAGGCCCCTGCTCCGCCGCCGATGACGATGTTCTGCGGCGTACGCGGCTTGAGCCACATCGTGTAGATGACGGCGTAATAGAAGATCGAGAGCGCCAGGATCGCAGCAGCCAGCCAGCCGATCGCGAAGCCCATCAGGAAAACCGAGGCTGCGCACAGCATGCCGCCGAAGTCGCGCGCAGTCGTGCGGTCCAGCCGTCCTTGCGGCAGCGGCCGCATCGCGGTGCGCTTCATGCCGGCGTCGAGATCGGCTTCCCACCACTGGTTGAGCGCCGCGGCTCCGCCCGCGCCAAGCGCGATGCAAAGGATCGCGGTAAAGGCGAGGACCGGGTGAATCCGCTCGGGCGCGGCGAGCAGACCGCACAGTCCGGTGAAGATCACAAGGCTCATCACGCGCGGCTTGGTCAGCGCGAAGAGATCGCGCCAATCGGCCGGGAGCTGCTGCACGGAACTGGGACTCGTCACGGACATGGTCTTAGGATCTTACACTCACAAGGGACAACATTGCGAGGCGCCAATGCGCCGAAGCAATCCAGAGCGGCTCGCGAAGGAGGCTCTGGATTGCTTCGTTCATACCCGCAATGGCGCGCGGTTGCGTTCTCAGTGGTGATGCACTTCCTCGATAACCGGAAGCGTCTCGAACTGGTGGAACGGCGGCGGGCTCGAGAGCGTCCACTCGAGCGTGGTCGCGCCTTCGCCCCAGTAGTTGTCTTCCGCCTTCTTGCCGGCGACGAACGCGTAGGCAATGTTGGCGAACCAGATCACCAGCGAAGCAGCCATGATCATGTAGCCGTCGGTCGCGACCTGGTTCCAGTGCGCATAGGCCTCGGCGTAGTCGGGGTAGCGACGCGGCATGCCCTGCAGCCCGAGGAAGTGCATCGGGAAGAAGATCAGGTTCACGCCGATGAAGAACACCCAGAAGTGGACATGCGCCAGGAACTCGGAGTGCATGCGGCCGCTCATCTTCGGGAACCAGTAGTAGAACCCGGCGAAGAGCGCGGTCACTGCACCCAGCGAGAGCACGTAGTGGAAGTGCGCCACGACGTAGTAGGTGTCGTGCAGGTTGTCGTCGATGCCGCCGTTGGCGAGAACGACGCCGGTCACGCCGCCGACGGTAAACAGGAAGATGAAGCCGATCGCCCAGACCATCGGCGACTTGAAGGTGATCGAGCCACCCCACATCGTCGCGATCCACGAGAAGATCTTGATGCCGGTCGGAACTGCGATGACCATGGTCGCCGCGGTGAAGTACATCTTCGTGTTAACCGAAAGGCCGGTGGTGTACATGTGGTGCGCCCACACGATGAAACCGACCACGCCGATCGCGACCATGGCGTAGGCCATGCCGAGGTAGCCGAACACCGGCTTCTTCGAGAAGGTCGAGACGATCTGCGAGATGATGCCGAAGCCCGGCAGGATCATGATGTACACTTCGGGGTGGCCGAAGAACCAGAACAGGTGCTGGTACAGGACCGGATCGCCACCGCCCGAAGGATCGAAGAAGGTGGTGCCGAAGTTGCGGTCGGTCAGCAGCATGGTGATCGCGGCGGCGAGAACCGGCAGCGCGAGCAGCAGCAGGAAGGCCGTGACGAGCACCGACCACACGAACAGCGGCATCTTGTGCATGGTCATGCCAGGCGCACGCATGTTGAAGATGGTGGTGATGAAGTTGATCGCGCCCATGATCGAGCCGGCACCGGAAAGGTGCAGCGCGAAGATGCCGAAGTCGACGGCGGGTCCGGGCGAGCCGGTGGTCGACAGCGGAGCATAGACGGTCCAGCCGGTGCCGGCGCCCAGGCCCGTGCCGCCCGGCACGAAGGCGGAGCACAGCAGCGAGCAGAAGCCCGCGACGGTCAGCCAGAACGAGATGTTGTTCATGCGCGGGAAGGCCATGTCCGGCGCGCCGATCATGATCGGGACGAACCAGTTGCCGAAGCCGCCGATGATCGCGGGCATGACCATGAAGAAGACCATGATCAGGCCGTGCGCGGTGATCAGCACGTTCCAGACGTGCAGCGTCGAGTTGAAGTCCGGGTTAACCGCACCGAACCACTTTGCGAAAGTGTCCAGGTACTGGATGCCCGGCTGCGCCAGTTCGACGCGCATCATGCCGGAGAAGGCACCGCCCACGATCCCCGCGATGATCGCGAAGATCAGGTACATCGTGCCGATGTCCTTGTGGTTGGTGGACATGAACCAGCGGGCGAAGAAGCCCGGCTTGTGGTCATGGTCGTGCGCGTGATCGTCAGAGTGCGCCGGGAAATGTTCTGGGGCTGTGGTTGCCATGTTCTGGTGACCCTGTCCTTGAATGCGGGCTTATTCGGCGGCAGCAGTGGCTTCGGCGGCCGGAGCCTCCGACGCTTCGCCGGCGGGCTCTTCACCCGGCAGGTAATCGGTCTCGGATGCGGCGGTCGCCTGACCGTCGATCTTGCCGCCGGCATGCGTCAGCACCCAGGCGTCGTACTTGTCGCGCGGCAGAGCCTCGACCGCGATCGGCATGTAACCGTGCTTGGCGCCGCAAAGCTCGGAGCACTGGCCGTAATAGACGCCGGGCTTCTCGACGAAGAGGACCTTCTCGTTGATCCGGCCCGGAACCGCGTCCAGCTTGAACCAGAGCGAAGGCACGGCGAACGAGTGAATCACGTCGGACGCAGTGATCTGCAGACGGATCGGTTCACCGACGGGGACGACCATGCGGTTGTCGACCTCGAGGTGCGAAGGACCGTCCCAGGGCTCGGAACCGACTTCGCGCACGCCGTTGTTGATGGTCGGCTGGCCCGGGATGTTGAGCATGTTCGAGACGACCTCGAACTCGCCATTGTCGGGATAGCCGTAGGTCCAGAACCACTGGTTGCCGGTGACCTTGATGGTCAGCGCGCCCTTCGGGGCAGGCTTGTACTGCTTGGCCAGCAGGTCGATCGAGGGAACCGCGATGCCGATGAGGACCAGCACGGGGACCAGCGTCCAGACCACTTCGAGCAGCGTGTTGTGGCTGGTCTTCGAAGGTACCGGGTTGGCGCGGCGGTTGAAGCGCACGACGATGACGACGAGCAGCAGCAGCACAAAGACGGTGATCACGGCGATGATCGGCAGCAGCACCGAGTTGTGGATCCACTCGCCATATTCGCCGAGCTTGGAGAACTGCTGCTGGAAGCCGATGCCGCTGTCGACGGGCATGCCGATCCCCGGGGTCGGGGCCATCGGCGTGTAGCTGCCGGCAGAAGCGGCGGCGTCCGCAGTCGCGGCGGCGGCAGGTTCGGATGCCGCGGCGGCGAGAGCCGCCTGGGGTGCCATGACTCCGGCAGCCATGATGCTTCCAAGGGACAGGCCCAGAGCCTTTGCGGTATGGCTCGCGGCGCGTGCGGTTTTGCCCAAATTCATATTTTTTTGCGCTTCCGTTTTCCAAATCCGCGCACGCGAGTCGCCCCCGCATACGCGCGCCCTGATGCGGAGCCGGAGGCCCCCCTTCCGCGGGGCCTATACGCGCGCTTGCCGCGTGTCTCAAGCGCCTCTAGGGGAATTTTTGGCAAACGGCGTGTCGAAGGTGCGCCAGATCAATGAAATATGCATCGAAGGAATAGGTCGTAATGCAGGAAGAAGAAGTCCTCGCAGAGTTCCGCGCCAGCAAGGCATTGCTTGAGGGGCACTTCCTGCTCTCCTCCGGCCGCCACAGCGCACATTACCTGCAGTGCGCGCGCGTCCTGATGAATCCCGACCGCGCCGGACGACTCGCCGTCGCACTCGCCAGCAAGCTGCCGCACGACGTGCGCAAGCAGATCGACAAGGTCGTCTCGCCGGCCATGGGCGGCGTGATCATCGGCCAGGAGATGGGCCGCGCGCTGCAGGTCGACGCGATGTTCGTCGAACGCCCGGAAGGTACTTTCGAGCTGCGCCGTGGATTTGAACTGGATCCCGGCGACAGGGTGTTGATGGTCGAGGACGTGGTCACCACCGGCAAGTCCTCGCGCGAGGCGATCAAGGCGATCGAGGCGGCAGGCGGCCGGGTCATCGCGGCGGCCTCGCTGGTCGACCGTTCGGGCGGCGCCGTGGATCTGGGCGTACCTTACTTCCCGCTCGTCGAGATCAACTTCCCGACATACGCCGACGACGAACTGCCCCCCGAGCTGGCGGCGACCCCCGCGATCAAGCCGGGCAGCCGCGTCCAGCCCTGACCCTTCGACCCGCCGGAAAACCCCAGGATTATCGGATGAACGCCCTTACCCCCTCGCGCCTGCGCCTAGGCGTCAACATCGATCACGTCGCCACGATCCGCAATGCGCGCGGCGGCGAACATCCGGATCCGGCACGCGCGGCGCAGATCGTCGCGCAGGCCGGGGGTGACGGCATCACCGTGCACTTGCGCGAAGATCGCCGCCACATCCGCGACGAGGACCTGGTGCGCGTGCAGGCCGCCACCGGCCTGCCGCTCAACCTCGAAATGGCAGCGACCGACGAAATGCTGGAGATCGCACTGCGGCACAAGCCGCACGCAGCCTGCATCGTCCCGGAAAAACGTGAAGAACGCACGACCGAAGGCGGGCTCGACGCAGCCGGACTGCACAACCAGCTCGCCCCGATCGTCTCGCGCCTGTCGGACGCAGGCGTGCGGGTGAGCCTGTTCATCGCCCCGGATCCGCGGCAGATCGAAGCGGCGATGAAGCTGGGCGCGCCCATCGTCGAATTCCATACCGGCGAATATGCCCATGCAGAGGGCGAGCAGGTCGCGATCGAACTCAAGCGCATCGTCGACATGGCCGCGCTGGCTGCCAAGAACGGCATCGAGCCCCATGCCGGACACGGCCTCACTTACGAGAACGTCCAGCCGATCGCAGCCATTCCGCAGCTCGCGGAACTGAATATCGGACACTATCTCATCGGAGAGGCGATATTCTGCGGACTCGAGGCGAGCGTGACCAGGATGCGCGCGCTGATGGACGAAGTCCGGTGACTTGAAGCCCCCGATCCACCATCGGGGGAAGGAAGCCGGCTGCAATATCGGCCGCAGGACGGAGAGTGCGTCGTGATCATCGGAATGGGTTCCGACTTGTGCAACATCGAGCGTATCCAGGCTTCGCTGGACCGCTTCGGCGAGCGCTTCGAGAAGCGCGTCTTCACCGAAATCGAGCAGGCCAAGGCCAATCGCCGCCCGTTCACCAAGGCCGGGACCCTCGCCAAGCGATTCGCGGCCAAGGAAGCCTATTCGAAGGCGGTCGGCACCGGCTTCAAGGCCGGGGTGTTCATGAAGGACATCGGCGTCATCAATGCGAAATCGGGCGCCCCTACCCTTGCCCTCACCGGCGGCGCGAAGGCCCGGCTCGACCTGATGGTTCCCGCCGGTCACGAGGCCGTGGTTCACCTGACGCTCACCGACGATCATCCATGGGCCCAGGCATTCGTCGTGATCGAGGCCCGTCCGCTTGCGGCGGCTCCCGCCCCGTCCGGTTCCTAGACTTTTCCGAGCGCTCCACCGAGAATGACCGAACACACCGCCGATACCGCCGCCCCCCTTCGTGCGCAGGAGAGCACCGTCAGCAAGCCGGACAAACCCAGGGTCAACTGGTTCCACGAACTGCGCGGCCTGGCGCTGATGCTGCTGGGCGTGCTGGCGTTCCATTCGCTGATCGCCAAGCCCTTCTACATCCCGTCGATCTCGATGATGCCCAGCCTGCTGGTGGGCGATCGGCTCGTGGTTTCCAAGTACGCCTACGGCTGGAACTGGTCCTCGGTGAGCTTCCACATGCTGCCGCGCGCCAAGTGGCGGCTGTTCGGCTCGACGCCGGAGTACGGCGACATCGTCATCGTGGTGCCGGGCAACCGCAAGGCCGATCTGATCAAGCGCGTCGTCGCGCTTCCCGGCGACCGCATCGCCGTGGTCGACGGGCGCATCCGCCTCAACGGTCGATTCATTCCGCGCGAAGTCGAGCCGCCGGTCGAGATCGCCGCCGACGATGCCCTCCAATGCGAGGGCGATGCGCAACCGGGCCATTGCTACAAGGGCT harbors:
- the moaA gene encoding GTP 3',8-cyclase MoaA — its product is MTKLAPLVDQFQRRITYLRMSMTDRCDLRCAYCMPERMTFLPRKDVLSLEELHDLALGFIDRGITKLRLTGGEPLVRRDMMELVHALGRKIGDGLEELTLTTNGTRLSEFADDLFAFGVRRINVSLDTLDRETFTRLARRDSLPQVLEGLAAAKAAGLKVKLNTVALKGVNEDHIADVVAWAHGQGFDATLIEVMPLGEVEEDRFDHYLPLVAVRDSLEKRWSLSPSDHRSGGPARYFDVAETGGRLGLITPLTNNFCDGCNRIRVTATGQLYACLGGNERVDLRAALRSEDPEAALSEALDVAMRIKPARHHFVIEEPGAAPALSRHMSMTGG
- a CDS encoding Rossmann fold domain-containing protein — encoded protein: MLRVGPLPEEPLAAAADFHARLLPGIEAALRGGADPLTIVFLPAGHAHRGWRLAAIQSLARTFAPSRVNAVESDGEAEIAAALDWLGDAAGVTGQILTLDGTGAGPVL
- a CDS encoding dihydroneopterin aldolase yields the protein MADSLTLQIDDFEVDVLTGIYSEETGKPQPLRFSIMVQMKPADRYTPDTPLSESKNYMDLKFAASEALPSGVHFKLIEAVADHVCETLFLQDARVEAVTVKIVKLAISEAGEKIGMTLHRERR
- a CDS encoding class I SAM-dependent methyltransferase, producing MADIATQPLILSGEGWEDYGLVDSGQGRKLERYGDYRFIRPEPQAMWTPRLANWDAHGEFVPGSDEDGGGRWQFDKPVPRDGWPLAWNEVSFTAQCTPFRHLGFFPDMAPVWDWMRTMLAGREDASTLNLFGYTGVGTLALSAHGQVTHVDASKKSVAQARENAALAGLEDRPVRWLVDDAAKFAAREVRREKRYDGIILDPPKFGRGPGGETWRLEEGLPGLLGDCRKLLDSESRFLFLTVYAVRMSSLALAGLMGELFADLPGSIEHGDLAVREDGQDGRLLPTAIFARWSNPG
- the thrC gene encoding threonine synthase — translated: MDYISTRGSAPALDFEGATLAGLASDGGLYVPREWPRFSHDEIVAMAGLPYAQLAAKIMFPFVEGSLTHERLLELTSEAYGRFAHKAVTPLKQFDEQQWLLELFHGPTLAFKDVALQLLGLLFEEFLSRSERNLTIVGATSGDTGSAAIDAVAGRAKVDIFMLHPKGRVSDVQRRQMTTVLAPNVHNLALEDASFDDAQAIVKRMFNDKGMTDRFAIGAVNSINWARLMAQVVYYFAAGLQLGAPHRKVAFSVPTGNFGDVFAGYVAAQMGLPIEKLIVATNVNDILHRALANGDYSQGTVTPTAAPSMDIQVSSNFERLLFDLGGRDGKALAEQMAGFESTKAMQLTNAQRQGAAALFQSARADADEMASTIRWAWENCGELIDPHTACGLFAARHSGIDASIPVVTLATAHPAKFPEAVERATGHRPGLPERVGDLFEREERSTSLPGSFEAVAEFVAQHAAPKV
- a CDS encoding SURF1 family protein, translated to MRKIPILATLVVLVAATIMVSLGLWQLQRLHRKEALLAHYAQARSNAEEVLWPRDEAAQTDLLYRHARLTCEGVTEHSSMAGRNASGESGAAQTARCMLPDGAKALVVLGWSRQPNAAANWQGGIVHGVIAPGPRLVANPPLDGLEANAIPDPSEIPNNHFSYAIQWFFFAATALVIYVLAVMKRARG
- a CDS encoding DUF983 domain-containing protein: MADGHESNTGGQPEIASAALFGLCPKCGARSLFAGMASFAPRCRACGLDYAQFNVGDGPAAFLTLIVGAMIAVLAIWLQLSFDPPFWVHALLWIPLTTLLVIGGLRIAKAWLLGAEYRRRAGEGRLKED
- a CDS encoding cytochrome c oxidase subunit 3, whose translation is MAGTKHHDYHILPPDIVPLATTIGAFTFTSGMVLFMHDMPGGHFVPWLGMALLLASMFAWFSKIVKEAHAGDHTPVVQLHQRYGMILFIASEVMFFVGWFWAFFDFSLFPSTISEVVAGQWPPKAIEAVMDPFDLPLLNTLILLCSGTTVTWAHHALIHGDRDGLKKGLWATVLLGLLFTSIQAYEYVHAPFPFGQNTYGSAFYMATGFHGFHVIIGTIMLIVCLVRAHKGDFTPRQHFGFEAAAWYWHFVDVVWLFLFVAVYIWGGWGYPTH
- a CDS encoding cytochrome c oxidase assembly protein — protein: MTAATQQQRSNKKTALIALAIALGMLGLGYASVPLYRIFCQVTGYGGTTKRVDASQAASIKDSGRTITVRFDANVARDMPWQFKPLQVTDTVSIGARDMALFWAKNDSDQTVTGTASFNVEPEQAAKYFNKIQCFCFTEQTLKPGEEVRMPVLYYIDPAILDDPDNKDVELITLSYTFHVTSIGDAKTLDREQTGG
- a CDS encoding heme o synthase, which gives rise to MSVTSPSSVQQLPADWRDLFALTKPRVMSLVIFTGLCGLLAAPERIHPVLAFTAILCIALGAGGAAALNQWWEADLDAGMKRTAMRPLPQGRLDRTTARDFGGMLCAASVFLMGFAIGWLAAAILALSIFYYAVIYTMWLKPRTPQNIVIGGGAGAFPPLIGWVAATGHITLMPVVLFAIIFMWTPPHFWALALFVKSDYAKIGIPMMPVVAGEKSTRRQILAYAILLLPLSVVPWWIGGAHAIYGVSAIVLSTLFLALSVRVGLREKDGPEDTMKPEKQLFAYSVIYLFALFAALVVDRFVVI